A genomic segment from Verrucomicrobiota bacterium encodes:
- a CDS encoding helix-turn-helix domain-containing protein, which yields MSQRTEFALRALQTDNFRALCREYGISPRVGYKWKNRLLEEGMGRMEEHSRRPKSTPHALSEEEVCRIVALRVR from the coding sequence ATGAGCCAGAGAACAGAGTTTGCGCTTCGAGCGCTACAAACAGACAACTTTCGAGCCCTGTGCCGAGAGTATGGGATCAGCCCAAGAGTGGGCTATAAGTGGAAGAACCGCCTTCTCGAGGAGGGGATGGGCCGGATGGAAGAACACAGCCGTCGCCCCAAGAGCACTCCCCACGCCCTGAGCGAAGAGGAGGTCTGCCGGATCGTAGCGTTGAGGGTCCGA